The region GTAGCGTGGAACAGATACGTCTCTATAGTCGACGGTTGGCGTTCCTTGCATTCGGCCTTCTTCAGTAAGTAACAGCCCCAGAGATATGGGTTCTGAACTCTCTTCACACTGTCGATGCTAACAGCAAGGGTGTCGTGGATCTTAGCTTCAACTTTTTGGAATTGTGAACCCCTTGAAGGGACGGTAATTAATTCCACTTCTGAATCTGCAGACATGGTACTCCAGGTGGAGGGTTTGAATTTGTCCAGAACAGCTGAGACCAGCGATGGTTTCGAAGTTTCTTCTTCGACATTGCTGCTCTTATCATTCTCATCTTCAGAAGTATCTGGAGAATTTCGGTC is a window of Periplaneta americana isolate PAMFEO1 chromosome 12, P.americana_PAMFEO1_priV1, whole genome shotgun sequence DNA encoding:
- the LOC138710055 gene encoding protein mono-ADP-ribosyltransferase PARP11-like: MSNTEDRNSPDTSEDENDKSSNVEEETSKPSLVSAVLDKFKPSTWSTMSADSEVELITVPSRGSQFQKVEAKIHDTLAVSIDSVKRVQNPYLWGCYLLKKAECKERQPSTIETYLFHATAQRNVQSIVEGNLDWRRSSRTRYGQGVSFSPRASYANKYCNRMVGSRRALLMCRVLVGKSHDGCYITELPREGCCTTMGNGGSVYVKYYDNEFYPEYVAYYTY